A part of Tardiphaga sp. vice304 genomic DNA contains:
- a CDS encoding efflux RND transporter periplasmic adaptor subunit, whose translation MAAYFLFIRGRYAKACIAGLSLLLLAGCGDGGDKAAKNAGAPPRAEVSVVTLRPQSIAITSELPGRTTASLVAEVRPQVNGIIKERLFKEGSEVKAGDMLYQIDPAAYQAALDSAVAALQKAEAAVPNAEAKLERYRTLIKQNAVSKQDLDDSVAALAQVKADVASNNASVDTARLNLAYTRIEAPISGRIDRSSLTPGALVTASQTTALTTIRTLDPIYVDVTESSTNLLNWRQAVSEGRIKFDGADVSVKLKLENGTTYNHTGKMAFAESNVSQTTGTFALRAEFPNPDRILLPGTYARAVIEQGIAENSFAIPQRAITRNTKGEATGMFITAEGKVEQRTLAVSSNVGNNWLATSGVKDGDRIIVEGAQMVKPGAAVTAVEVTIDNNTGEVKGTKRGSLDTGTRLATRETAPATGGN comes from the coding sequence ATGGCCGCATATTTTCTGTTTATCCGCGGCCGATACGCCAAAGCCTGCATCGCCGGCCTCTCCTTGTTGCTGCTGGCCGGATGCGGCGATGGCGGCGACAAGGCCGCGAAGAACGCTGGCGCGCCGCCGCGCGCCGAGGTCAGCGTCGTCACGTTGCGCCCGCAATCGATCGCGATCACGTCGGAACTGCCGGGCCGCACCACGGCCTCGCTGGTCGCGGAGGTCCGCCCGCAGGTGAACGGCATCATCAAGGAGCGGCTGTTCAAGGAAGGCAGCGAGGTCAAGGCCGGCGACATGCTGTACCAGATCGATCCCGCCGCCTACCAGGCCGCGCTCGACAGCGCCGTGGCCGCCTTGCAGAAGGCCGAGGCCGCCGTGCCCAATGCCGAAGCCAAGCTCGAGCGCTATCGCACACTGATCAAGCAGAACGCCGTCAGCAAGCAGGACCTCGACGATTCCGTGGCCGCGCTGGCGCAGGTCAAGGCCGATGTGGCGTCCAACAATGCCAGCGTCGATACCGCGCGTCTCAATCTCGCTTATACCAGGATCGAGGCGCCGATCAGCGGCCGCATCGACCGATCGTCGCTGACGCCGGGTGCGCTGGTGACGGCCAGCCAGACCACCGCGCTGACAACCATCCGCACGCTCGATCCGATCTATGTCGATGTCACGGAATCCAGCACCAACCTGCTGAACTGGCGGCAGGCGGTCAGCGAAGGGCGCATCAAGTTCGACGGCGCCGATGTCAGCGTCAAGCTGAAGCTGGAAAACGGCACCACCTATAATCACACCGGCAAGATGGCCTTTGCCGAGTCGAATGTCAGCCAGACCACCGGCACCTTCGCGCTGCGCGCGGAATTTCCCAACCCCGATCGCATCCTGTTGCCGGGCACCTACGCCCGCGCCGTGATCGAGCAGGGCATCGCCGAGAACAGCTTTGCCATTCCGCAGCGGGCCATCACCCGCAACACCAAGGGCGAAGCCACCGGCATGTTCATCACCGCCGAAGGCAAGGTCGAACAACGCACACTCGCGGTCTCCAGCAATGTCGGCAACAACTGGCTGGCCACGTCCGGCGTCAAGGATGGCGACCGCATCATCGTCGAGGGCGCGCAGATGGTGAAGCCCGGCGCCGCCGTCACGGCCGTCGAGGTCACGATCGACAACAACACCGGCGAAGTGAAGGGCACCAAGCGGGGGAGCCTCGATACCGGCACCCGACTGGCGACGCGCGAGACCGCACCCGCCACGGGCGGGAACTGA
- a CDS encoding TetR/AcrR family transcriptional regulator: MDTNAKAPTAIAVPRHRGRPKLVSDDTQRSLIADGARQLFIEKGYGRTTTDDVAARCKISKQTLYRLFPGKPALFAAVVDAHRYSMLALPGDYDDLPIDQALQQIFRIDIDPQSERDNLALLRLVMVESQQHPELEELLFRYGAEKARADLAKWLKARCKRERIELRDANSAVHILLDMIFGPMVLKLDAAVARRRPPKRQDHIRRCISIFLYGISGNDSGRSNA; the protein is encoded by the coding sequence ATGGACACGAATGCGAAAGCACCCACGGCGATTGCGGTGCCCCGTCACCGCGGACGGCCGAAGCTGGTATCCGACGACACGCAGCGGTCGTTGATCGCCGACGGTGCGCGTCAATTGTTCATTGAAAAGGGCTATGGCCGGACCACGACGGACGACGTTGCCGCACGCTGCAAGATTTCAAAACAGACGTTGTACCGGCTGTTTCCCGGCAAGCCCGCGCTTTTCGCCGCGGTGGTGGACGCGCATCGCTACAGCATGCTGGCGCTGCCGGGCGACTACGACGACTTGCCGATCGATCAGGCCCTGCAGCAGATTTTCCGGATCGACATCGATCCGCAGTCGGAACGCGACAATCTCGCCTTGCTGAGGCTGGTGATGGTGGAATCGCAGCAGCACCCGGAACTCGAGGAACTGCTGTTCCGCTACGGCGCCGAAAAGGCGCGCGCCGATCTCGCGAAATGGCTCAAGGCACGGTGCAAGCGTGAGCGGATCGAACTCCGTGACGCCAACAGCGCGGTCCATATCCTGCTCGACATGATCTTCGGTCCGATGGTGCTCAAGCTCGACGCGGCGGTGGCGCGGAGACGCCCACCGAAACGCCAGGATCATATCCGGCGCTGCATCTCGATCTTCCTGTATGGCATCAGCGGAAACGACAGCGGCCGAAGCAACGCCTGA
- a CDS encoding pyridoxamine 5'-phosphate oxidase family protein codes for MNKKTLAEVADKMAGIDIAILSTHTENGEIANRPMSNNGDVSYDGTSYYFTYEQARAVSDITADPKVALGFSAPGGWFSGSGLYVAVEGNAELIRDRAAFEKHWTPDLDKWFEKGIDTPGIVLIKVKARRITYWEGTEEGEVTL; via the coding sequence ATGAACAAGAAGACGCTGGCCGAGGTCGCCGACAAGATGGCCGGGATCGACATCGCGATCCTGTCGACGCACACCGAGAATGGCGAAATTGCCAATCGGCCGATGAGCAATAACGGCGACGTCAGCTATGACGGCACGTCATATTACTTCACCTATGAGCAGGCACGCGCGGTGTCCGATATCACCGCCGACCCCAAAGTGGCGCTCGGATTTTCCGCACCAGGCGGATGGTTCAGCGGCTCCGGGCTCTACGTGGCCGTCGAGGGCAACGCCGAACTGATCCGTGACAGGGCCGCCTTCGAGAAGCACTGGACGCCCGATCTCGACAAGTGGTTCGAAAAGGGTATCGATACGCCCGGTATCGTGCTGATCAAGGTGAAGGCCCGGCGCATCACCTATTGGGAAGGCACCGAGGAAGGCGAAGTGACGCTGTAA
- a CDS encoding DUF1810 domain-containing protein, which yields MTDGDLQRFVEAQTDIYATALGELRAGRKRTHWMWFVFPQIAGLGHSAMARHYAVASRDEAKAYVAHDVLGPRLRECTQAVLAVSDSTANAIFGSPDDIKFRSCMTPFDAVAADGMFDEALARFYGGQRDPATLERL from the coding sequence ATGACGGACGGCGACCTGCAGCGTTTCGTCGAGGCCCAGACGGACATATACGCCACCGCGCTCGGTGAATTGCGCGCCGGCCGCAAGCGTACTCACTGGATGTGGTTCGTGTTTCCGCAGATCGCCGGCCTCGGCCACAGTGCGATGGCGCGGCATTACGCGGTCGCATCGCGTGACGAAGCAAAGGCCTACGTCGCGCATGATGTTCTGGGCCCGCGGCTGCGCGAGTGCACGCAGGCCGTTCTCGCCGTGTCCGACAGCACCGCCAACGCCATCTTCGGCTCGCCGGACGATATCAAGTTTCGATCGTGCATGACGCCGTTCGATGCCGTCGCCGCGGACGGCATGTTCGACGAGGCGCTGGCGCGGTTCTATGGCGGCCAGCGCGACCCGGCGACGCTCGAGCGACTTTGA
- a CDS encoding ABC transporter substrate-binding protein: protein MKLISISAAAMLAALVATPAMAQTKVTIAISGWTGFAPLTLAKEAGIFARNGLDVTIKKVPQASRHLAIASGDVQCAATTVETWVVWNANGVATTQLFQLDKSYGADGMAVRGTTGSIKDLKGKTVAASAPGTAPYFTLAWFLKKNGMSVKDVSVVNMEPGPAAQAFIAGQNDAAMTYEPYLSAVREKPEAGKIIATTLDYPMIMDTFGCTPKFIADNEAAVKALTKSYFEAVAMIKSDQAKSYEIMGADVKQSGEKFGASAQYLRWQDQEQNKKFFAGEFQAFSKEAAELLLEIGVIKEIPDLTKIVDTRFIQ from the coding sequence ATGAAGTTGATTAGCATTTCCGCGGCGGCGATGCTCGCCGCTCTGGTGGCCACGCCGGCGATGGCGCAGACCAAGGTGACCATCGCCATTTCCGGCTGGACCGGTTTCGCCCCGCTGACGCTGGCCAAAGAGGCGGGCATTTTCGCCAGGAATGGCCTCGACGTCACCATCAAGAAAGTCCCGCAGGCCAGCCGTCACCTCGCCATCGCGTCCGGCGACGTACAATGCGCAGCGACCACGGTCGAGACCTGGGTGGTCTGGAATGCCAACGGCGTCGCCACCACGCAGTTGTTCCAGCTCGACAAATCCTATGGCGCCGACGGCATGGCCGTACGCGGCACCACCGGCTCGATCAAGGACCTGAAAGGCAAGACCGTCGCCGCGTCCGCGCCCGGTACCGCGCCATATTTCACGCTGGCCTGGTTTCTGAAGAAGAACGGCATGTCGGTGAAGGACGTCAGCGTCGTCAACATGGAGCCCGGCCCGGCCGCGCAGGCCTTCATCGCCGGGCAGAACGATGCCGCGATGACCTATGAGCCCTATCTCTCCGCGGTGCGCGAGAAGCCTGAAGCCGGCAAGATCATCGCCACCACGCTGGACTACCCGATGATCATGGACACGTTCGGCTGCACGCCGAAATTCATCGCGGATAATGAGGCCGCGGTGAAGGCGCTGACCAAGAGCTATTTCGAGGCCGTTGCCATGATCAAGTCGGATCAGGCGAAGTCTTATGAAATCATGGGCGCCGACGTGAAGCAGTCCGGCGAAAAATTCGGCGCCTCTGCGCAGTACCTGCGCTGGCAGGACCAGGAGCAGAACAAGAAGTTCTTCGCCGGCGAATTCCAGGCTTTCTCCAAGGAAGCCGCCGAACTGCTGCTCGAGATAGGCGTGATCAAGGAAATCCCGGATCTCACCAAGATCGTCGACACGCGGTTCATCCAGTAA
- a CDS encoding ABC transporter permease codes for MKPLAPVSSSARVVLGISFFVLFVAAWSYATFGGFVSKTFLANPLTMLNDGWWLLTKQGFLFDIGMTIWRVIGGFVLAALVAVPLGILMGAYKPVEAFLEPFVSFARYLPASAFIPLLILWAGIGELQKLLVIFIGSVFQIILMVAVTVGSVRRDLVEASLTLGARDVGVLRRVLIPSAAPGIAEILRLVLGWAWTYVIVAELIGSSSGIGHMIIDSQALLATGQIIFGIIVIGIIGLISDYAFKAANRAMFPWSVL; via the coding sequence ATGAAACCTCTCGCCCCCGTTTCCTCCTCCGCGCGTGTCGTGCTCGGCATCTCGTTCTTCGTGCTGTTCGTCGCCGCGTGGTCCTATGCGACCTTCGGCGGCTTCGTCTCGAAAACCTTCCTCGCCAACCCTCTCACCATGCTGAATGACGGCTGGTGGCTGCTGACCAAACAGGGCTTCCTGTTCGACATCGGCATGACGATCTGGCGGGTGATCGGCGGCTTCGTGCTGGCGGCGCTGGTCGCGGTGCCGCTCGGCATCCTGATGGGCGCCTACAAGCCGGTCGAAGCCTTCCTCGAGCCCTTCGTATCGTTCGCCCGCTATTTGCCGGCCTCCGCCTTCATTCCGCTGCTGATCCTGTGGGCCGGGATCGGCGAGTTGCAGAAACTGCTGGTGATCTTCATCGGCTCGGTATTCCAGATCATCCTGATGGTCGCGGTCACCGTAGGCAGCGTGCGCCGTGACCTCGTCGAGGCCTCGCTGACGCTCGGCGCGCGTGATGTCGGCGTGCTCCGGCGCGTGCTGATTCCCTCGGCGGCGCCGGGCATCGCCGAGATCCTGCGCCTCGTGCTCGGCTGGGCCTGGACCTATGTCATCGTCGCCGAACTGATCGGCTCGTCCTCGGGCATCGGTCACATGATCATCGACAGCCAGGCGCTGCTGGCGACCGGGCAGATCATCTTCGGAATCATCGTGATCGGTATCATCGGGCTAATCTCGGACTACGCCTTCAAGGCCGCCAACCGCGCGATGTTCCCGTGGAGCGTCCTGTGA
- a CDS encoding ABC transporter ATP-binding protein: protein MSKLVIENVSRIFPAVRGGTPTRALEPANLAVADNDFVTILGPSGCGKSTLLRMVAGLDTPTTGHILLDGKAITGPGADRGMVFQSYTLFPWLTVSENISFGLRERGVSLRERNAIAAEWLDKVGLTSFAHHFPKQLSGGMQQRTAIARALANSPKILLLDEPFGALDNQTRALMQELLLGIWERERKTVIFVTHDIEEAVFLASRVVVMSARPGRIKADVAVDLPHPRHYTIKTSPEFSALKARLTEEIRVEAVLAAEAH, encoded by the coding sequence GTGAGCAAGCTGGTCATCGAGAACGTCTCGCGCATCTTCCCCGCGGTGCGCGGCGGCACGCCCACGCGGGCGCTGGAGCCGGCCAACCTCGCGGTCGCCGACAACGACTTCGTCACCATTCTCGGCCCCTCCGGCTGCGGCAAGTCGACGTTGCTGCGCATGGTGGCCGGGCTGGACACGCCGACCACCGGCCACATCCTGCTCGACGGCAAGGCCATTACCGGCCCCGGCGCCGACCGCGGCATGGTGTTCCAGTCCTACACGCTGTTCCCCTGGCTGACGGTGTCGGAGAACATCTCGTTCGGGCTGCGCGAGCGCGGCGTCTCGTTGCGCGAACGCAATGCGATCGCCGCCGAATGGCTCGACAAGGTCGGCCTCACCAGCTTTGCGCATCATTTTCCGAAACAGCTCTCCGGCGGCATGCAGCAGCGTACCGCGATCGCCCGCGCACTCGCCAACAGCCCGAAAATCCTGCTGCTCGACGAGCCGTTCGGCGCGCTCGACAACCAGACCCGCGCCTTGATGCAGGAACTGTTGCTCGGCATCTGGGAGCGCGAGCGCAAGACCGTGATTTTCGTCACCCACGATATCGAGGAGGCGGTGTTTCTCGCCTCCCGCGTGGTGGTGATGTCGGCGCGACCCGGCCGCATCAAGGCCGATGTCGCCGTCGATCTGCCGCATCCGCGGCACTACACGATCAAGACCAGCCCGGAATTCTCGGCATTGAAGGCAAGGTTGACGGAAGAGATCCGCGTCGAGGCCGTGCTGGCCGCAGAAGCGCATTAG
- a CDS encoding response regulator gives MMWAFFQNLLDTSLFAPHGICLLWEPGLIWLHVGSDVLTALAYFSIPVVLTIFVMRRRDVEFGWIFWAFAIFIMACGLTHVLSIITLWVPIYGIQGIVKAITAVASVITAAILWPLLPRLLAIPSPAQLHEAQLALVEEGRYRREAEDMLRQSQKMEAIGHLTGGVAHDFNNLLTIIIGNLEIAERTVNNWTDGSQARLRRVIASAAGGAQRAIVLTQRLLAFARRQPLDPKPINVNQLLQGMSDFFQRTLSENIELEIVGGAGLWQVEVDRGQMEAGILNLVVNARDAMADRGSLTIETSNAFIDEAYAQQHADLPVGQYVQIAVSDTGPGMPKEVQERAFDPFFTTKEPGLGTGLGLSQVYGFVKQSGGHVKIYSEAGLGTTIKIYLPRSRKTAEAAIETDSVVIGGSGHETIMVVEDDPDVRAYLVETLEGLDYRIRFAPNADQALSDFERDPSPIDLLLTDVVMPGMNGRQFAGEMQKRQPGLRVLFMTGYSRNAIVHNGRLDAGVSLLQKPIPQATLAAKIREMLDKK, from the coding sequence ATGATGTGGGCCTTCTTCCAAAATCTTCTCGACACCTCCCTTTTTGCACCGCACGGCATCTGCCTGTTGTGGGAACCCGGCCTGATCTGGCTGCATGTCGGCTCCGATGTCTTGACCGCGCTGGCCTACTTCTCGATCCCCGTGGTGTTGACGATCTTCGTGATGCGGCGGCGCGACGTGGAGTTCGGCTGGATCTTCTGGGCTTTTGCGATCTTCATCATGGCCTGCGGCCTCACGCATGTGCTTTCGATCATCACGCTGTGGGTGCCGATCTACGGAATTCAGGGCATCGTCAAGGCGATCACCGCGGTCGCATCCGTGATCACGGCAGCAATCCTTTGGCCGCTGCTGCCGCGGCTGCTGGCGATTCCGTCGCCGGCGCAATTGCACGAAGCCCAACTGGCGCTGGTCGAGGAAGGCCGCTATCGCCGCGAGGCCGAGGACATGCTGCGTCAATCGCAGAAGATGGAAGCGATCGGCCACCTCACCGGCGGCGTCGCGCATGATTTCAACAACCTTCTGACCATCATCATCGGCAATCTCGAAATCGCCGAACGCACCGTCAACAACTGGACCGATGGCTCGCAAGCGCGCCTCAGGCGCGTGATCGCCAGCGCCGCGGGCGGCGCGCAGCGCGCGATCGTCCTGACGCAGCGCCTGCTGGCCTTCGCACGACGCCAGCCGCTCGATCCGAAGCCGATCAATGTCAACCAGTTGCTGCAGGGCATGTCGGACTTCTTCCAGCGCACGCTCAGCGAAAACATCGAGCTGGAAATCGTCGGCGGCGCCGGGCTGTGGCAGGTCGAGGTCGATCGCGGTCAGATGGAAGCCGGCATCCTCAACCTCGTCGTCAACGCGCGCGACGCCATGGCGGACCGCGGCAGCCTGACGATCGAGACCAGCAACGCCTTCATCGACGAAGCCTACGCGCAGCAGCATGCCGATCTGCCGGTCGGTCAATATGTCCAGATTGCCGTGAGCGATACCGGCCCCGGCATGCCGAAGGAGGTGCAGGAGCGCGCCTTCGATCCGTTCTTCACGACCAAGGAACCTGGCCTCGGCACCGGTCTCGGCCTCAGCCAAGTCTACGGCTTCGTCAAGCAGTCCGGCGGGCACGTCAAGATCTACAGCGAGGCAGGCCTCGGTACGACCATCAAGATCTATCTCCCGCGCAGCCGGAAAACGGCGGAAGCGGCGATCGAGACCGACAGCGTGGTGATCGGCGGAAGCGGCCATGAGACCATCATGGTGGTGGAAGACGATCCGGACGTGCGCGCCTACCTGGTCGAGACGCTGGAGGGGCTGGACTACCGCATCCGCTTCGCACCGAATGCCGATCAGGCGCTGTCCGACTTCGAACGCGACCCGTCGCCGATCGATTTGCTTCTCACGGACGTCGTGATGCCCGGCATGAACGGCCGCCAGTTCGCCGGAGAGATGCAAAAGCGCCAGCCGGGGTTGAGGGTGCTGTTCATGACCGGCTATTCCCGCAACGCCATCGTGCACAACGGGCGACTGGATGCCGGCGTGTCGCTGCTGCAAAAACCGATTCCGCAGGCGACGCTGGCGGCAAAGATCCGGGAGATGCTGGACAAGAAGTAG
- a CDS encoding response regulator translates to MTYAKPHAKPEGGVQSLDNDIVGNTRSRPVVLVVEDDTLLRMHAAEMIEEAGFKVLEAPNADEAIKLLETRLDIAVIFTDIDMPGSMNGLKLAHAVANRWPPIRIVATSGHFQMRDGDLPAGGVFIAKPYLSHQIISTLRDLAKAVA, encoded by the coding sequence ATGACTTATGCGAAGCCACACGCCAAACCTGAAGGCGGAGTGCAATCACTCGACAATGACATCGTCGGAAACACGAGATCGCGGCCAGTGGTCCTGGTCGTCGAAGACGATACGCTGTTGCGGATGCACGCTGCCGAAATGATCGAAGAGGCCGGCTTCAAAGTTCTGGAAGCACCGAACGCCGACGAAGCGATCAAATTGCTGGAGACCCGTCTGGATATCGCCGTCATCTTTACCGATATCGACATGCCGGGTTCGATGAACGGACTGAAGCTGGCGCACGCCGTGGCCAACCGATGGCCGCCAATCCGGATCGTGGCAACGTCCGGCCATTTCCAGATGCGCGACGGCGATCTGCCGGCGGGCGGGGTGTTTATCGCCAAGCCCTATCTCTCCCATCAGATCATTTCCACACTTCGTGACCTGGCCAAGGCCGTCGCCTGA
- a CDS encoding PaaI family thioesterase, which produces MTEAINAELLEAGWSIMDDDGFIHLVGPVWHRMVGTDHEFAIVGRDKHRNRRGVVQGGVLMTLADRSCGMTARAVSGADALATVQMDTFFVDAARIGELMISRPKALRATRSLIFMSTEVCVGDRVVATAHGVFKTVRDRTDAGHPARTTIPRHHPVD; this is translated from the coding sequence ATGACCGAAGCCATAAATGCCGAGCTGCTGGAAGCCGGCTGGTCCATCATGGACGATGACGGCTTCATTCATCTGGTCGGGCCGGTATGGCACCGCATGGTCGGCACCGACCATGAGTTTGCGATCGTCGGTCGGGACAAGCACCGCAACCGCCGCGGCGTGGTACAGGGCGGTGTGCTGATGACGTTGGCGGATCGTAGTTGCGGGATGACGGCACGCGCCGTGTCCGGCGCCGATGCGCTGGCTACCGTACAGATGGACACGTTTTTCGTCGATGCCGCGCGGATCGGGGAGTTGATGATCTCGCGGCCGAAGGCGCTGCGCGCGACCCGCAGCCTGATCTTCATGAGCACCGAAGTTTGCGTCGGCGACCGTGTCGTCGCCACCGCGCATGGCGTGTTCAAGACTGTACGCGACCGTACCGATGCCGGGCATCCGGCACGAACAACGATACCACGGCACCACCCGGTCGATTAA